Within Anthonomus grandis grandis chromosome 19, icAntGran1.3, whole genome shotgun sequence, the genomic segment GGGATAGAGTGGATATTACAGTTTCCTGAGACGCAAATATCCAATTTCTAATCAATACTGAATTACCTTTAAATTCCCTTGCCCTTTCCAAGGTGATTGCTTACATAGATCatgaattaattcaatttaCAGATGACACTATTATTCTATATGGAATCCCAAGGACTAATTTAAGATTGATTTCCTCTCCAGGACTCCAACTCCTTCTCCAAGGTGATGCAGGAAGATCAAAAGGGATAGAGTACAAATTACAGTCTCCTGAGAACCAAATATCCAGTTTCTAATCAAAGTTGAATTACCTGAATCTGGGTTCAAATTCCTTTGCTTCCAAGGTGATTGCTTGCATACATCATGAAATAATTTAGCTTGCAGATGACACTATTATTCTATATGGGTCCCAAAGACCCTAGAACTGGACTTACAAGGCTAGAACGTCCTATTCAAGTGATTTAATCCAATAGTCCTCTGAAGTATTATTCTGGGAAGTCACGCCATTACGTCACAACGATCCACAGATTTTTTTACTGGTTTTATAAGGATTTTCCCGAGGGTCCAAGGAAGtgcaaaataaacgatttttcgTCTGATTTAAACTCGTTTTTATTCCACCTAAACCGACATTAgtacattataaaataattctttggTCTTAGTACCACACATTCAACTTATATATATACACATTCGGATCAACCCTAAATGCCACCTTATAAATTAGAGCAACCCTCCTATCCACCCCCTGCGGTTACACCCACATAAAACAAAATCACGCGAAGCCCTTAAGCCCCCAAAACGAACGACTTCCTTAAACCTAAACACCCTTATATAATATCATAATAAATTAGTAGTAATAAGTGACGTCTTTATCCCTGATGACGGCTTCTTGTAGGGGCGTGACGTCGCACCAGGGGGGCTGGTTGTTAATCTGTTCGTGGTACGACCCGTCCGACGTGGACGTGGAGTCGGGCCTCTGTAGGGGCTGTTGGGGCTGTAGCGGTTGCTGAGGCTGTTGGAAGGTGAACGGCCAAGTCTGCAAAGAGTTGAGACAGTGCCCCATTAAAAACCGTTCAAACAAAAGCGCGATAAAGAGGTGACAAGTGAGAGCGTCCCGAAATCCCGAAAATAATCCTGGATATTTATCAAAACACATTAGCGGCGACGGGCGATGAAACGAATGAAATTATGGGACAAATGTTGCGTGTTAACAGTCGTTGACACCTTGTTCCTGTCGTTCGTTATTAATTCGTATTTTGGTTTCGGGTTTGATGCGGATCATACGGGAAAATCTTCCAGAAATCGCATTTAAATTCGTCCTCTGGATAACCTGGATTGCTTGGCACTTTGATGACGTAGAAGGAAAGAAAATGCAGGGGGGAAGCGAGAGCGATCAGGCCTATAGAAGAGAGAAATTGAAAACCTTCTTGAGGaatattttccataatttcaTGAGCATAACGCTGCTactttcatgagaatattccaattggtttttgagattttggacttttaAGCGAGTGGTCATCTTAAAAGCCAAACATTCTTTTTGGACAGCACCATACAAAAGGCTGGATATTTCCATAATTGTTAGTTGGATCGGTTTGGACCCTGAGCAAACATTTTTTGGGCATACTTTCCTCAATAGAATGCACTTactttcataagaatattccaattagtcTTTGAGATTTAGGACTCTGAAGTGAGTACTCACCTTGAAGGCCAATCATGCTTTTTGCACCTCACTCCACAAAAAGctcgatatttctttaattattacttttatcgCTCTGAACCCTAAATAGAATTTGTTGGGCATACTCTCCCCAATACAACGCTATGattttcatgagaatattccaataagtttttgaaatttaggaCTCTGAAGTGAGTGCTCACCTTGAAGGCCAATCATGTTTCTTGCACCTCACCCCACAAAAACctggatatttttataattattacttgAATTGGTTTAGACCCTTAACAACATTTTTTGAGCATACTTTCCCCAATAGAATGCTATCACTTTGATGagaatattccaataattttttgagcttATGGTCTTTGAAGCGAGTGCTCACCTTGAACAACGTTTTGAGAGCATACTTTTCCTCGTACAATGCGGGCATTTTCACAAGAAAATCCTTGTTCCTTCCCGAAATTTTCCACTACTTAAAACTTAACATCCCTCATAAAATTCCACTCGTCTTCCGGATATATccaatcaaacaaaaaaaaagacaaggATGCGCCACTCCGCTTAAGAAAACATCTCGGATGTCAAAGTGAGCGTCGAATAATTACCACGAGAGAGAGAAAGAGGAAAACCAACCGACAAATGCGTCCAGCTGTTCGttgtttttttcgaaaacgagAATCAAAATCGCGTAAACTGTTTACACGgactttaaataaacatttgatCCGGTTTAATTTCGAGATCGATCGTTATCTAGACGGACTTACCAGGGTGAGGGGGTGGCGGTTGTCGCTGGGGGGCGGCTGGTCCATCAGGACGGCCCTCAGGTGCGCTATGTAGCTGGTCGCCAGTCTCAGCGTGTCCAGTTTTGAGAGCTTCGTGTCCGCTGGGACCCATGGTAAAGTGGTTTTTAGTCTGTAAAGGGTTTGATGCGTTATAGGGAGGCTAGAACCTGAGGAGGGATTTGAGGGTAGAAACGCGGTCGTTTTGAATTGGTAGTGGCTGAtgttttttgttcaattttttagttttttataaaaaaaaatcaagtgttTCTTATAAGGTTTACCTTCAAAAATAACGGGCATTTTTGAGGGGTTCTTGAGAATACATTTGAGGACAGAAACGTGTTTTTATGTTAGAAATTCGATTAATTAGAGCTCTTGGTAGGCCTTggttttttttacctaaatcTTCACTTACTTTCAAGTTTTTGCCTGCaaaaattgagatttttctTACAcgatttcctttttaaaaaaagcttttttgagCAAATTTTTCAGACCTTTTCAATGATAGCTTAAAAACcacttgaattatttaaaaaaaaaattgcatcagTATATCAGGATCCCTGAGGATGCTTTTGAGTGAAGAAACGTCGTTCGGGGTTAGGTATTTGATTAGTTACAGCAGTTTTagtcaaatctttttttttaacccaaATTCCCGCTTATTATcgtgttttttcttaaaaaaattgagaattcCTTACAGGATTTCCATCCAAAAAAGGGCATTTTCGAGCACATTTTTTTCATGGGCCGACATTTCTTTGCGTAACTCAAAAACGTCTTAAAATATcgacaaattttgattttttgtgaaaaccccgaaaaatcgaaaatttggttcattttcaaacatttttaaggaTAACTCGAGACccacttgaaatattttcatatttttttgcatCAGTATCGCAGGATTCCTGAGGATGCATTTGAGTGCAGAAACGTCGTTAGAGGTTAGGTATTTGCTTAGTTACAGCAGTTTTACTCAAACCTTATCTTTTTACCCAAATTCccatttattttcttgttttttttcggaaaaaaattgagattttctTACAGGATTTCCATCCAAAAAAAGGGCATTTTCGAGCATATTTTTCCATGGACCGACATTTCTTTGCGTAACTCAAAAACGTCTTAAAATATcgacaaattttgattttttgtgaaaaccccgaaaaattggaaatttggTTCATTTTCAGACATTTTTAACGATAAAACGAGACCCactagaaatattttcataattttgtgCATCAGTATAGCAGGATTCCTGAGGCTGCATTTGACTGCAGAACCATGGGTTTGGGTTAGATATTTGATTAATTACAGCAATTTTAGTCAAacattttcaatgatttttgaGGTCTTGGGCAACGTGGTCATAACTTTGCGTCTACTGCtcggatttttttgattttggtcttaaaggATGCACTGAAGCTTTCTTCGCGtttttttgaacaaattaacaaaatccCTCGAGCAAAAGGGTTTTTACTCGAAATGTTGGAAGTCTAATATAGCCACTTAGGTGCAATTCTGGATTCATGAGTAATTCGGTCCATAACTTTGCTTCTTATCCTTAGATTAGTTAGATTCTTGTTCAAAAAGATTCTCTGGACCCTAAATCTCGTTTTAAAGAAAGAATCAGGAAAATCCGTTCagtagaagattttttattcaagattttGTCAGGCATAGATGCAATTCTGAGGTCTTGGGTAACTCGGTCCATAACTTTGCTTCTAGTTCCCTGATTGTCCTGATTCCTGTTTTAAAAGATGCCCTGAACTCTAAATCACGCTATAAAGAAATAATCACGGAAATCCGTTCactagaagattttttattaatttttgttttaagtctattccaggtatttaagTCACTTTTACTACCTGCAAGTGTCTTCTAAGTACTCTTAAGCTACCTGCCTACTCTTTCAAGTACTTAATGGTTAATGGAGACTCTATTGCAGGAATTTGAGTGCCTGAAAGTATCTTCTAAGCATTCTTaagcttcttccaggcatttgatggtTATCAAAGAGTATTTTTCAGGAATTTCGCTGCGAAAGTGTCTTCTGAGTATTGGCTTTTCTTGGTAGCATTGTTCTCTTTAGTGGTTTCTGAGTTATGGGTATtttgagcaatttaaaaaaaatccacgtTTTTCgcaataccctgtatatttttaagaaataggtGTCTAGTTTAAAGTTCTTGTCTAGGGCGTTCTTCCCTATCAATATTTTGTCAGTTCTTCCTTCCCTTGTCGGTATATCTTTAGTAAATATCATTCAGTAATGAACACTTTATATGCTCCCACTGAGAttctattcaaaaaattatggcaACTCACCTTTCCAGATTAATTGGTATTCCAAATCATCTGGAAACACCTTATCGCTATTGAATTTTGACgttcttttcttttttacaattaaaaaatgattggtTTACACACTACCAAGTTCATCTAAGCTCTAATAGGATATTTCTACTAAAAAGCAGGATCTTCTTTTCCCTTCTGGGGTAACCTGGCCATAATTTTGCTTCTACTGctcagattttcttgatttttgtattaaaatatgcCTTGAAGTATTATTtagcttttacaataaaaatcaagcaaatccCTACACCAGAAGGTCTTCTATCACAAATTTTTTGAGTCACTTTGTGGCAAATTTAACCGTTATGGGTAACGTAGAATCTTTCATTCAGATTcttttgattttggtcttaaaagtttttatgaagTAATGATCAAGTACGTTTGCCAAAAGAGTTAAATGTAGCCACTAAGTGGCAATTCTGTAATCTTAGATAACTCTATCCATAACTTTGCTTCTAGTCCTTAGATCGTTCTGattcttgttttaaaaaatgcgcTGTAAAGCgcgttttaaagaaaaaatcatggAAAGATTCCTGAGGATGCACTTGAGGGCATAAACTGACGGTACTCACCTGCAAAACGCCTTGCTCAGCACCCTCATTCTCGCTCTCTCCCTCGCGTTCGCCGCGTTCCTTTGGGGATGTTTCGCTTCATCAAACTCATCGTCCGAATCTTCCGAACTGAACGAGCGACGTTTACGCGGCATCACATAAATCACACGCGAGAGATCACTTGAACACTCTTCACACGAATTTCCGAAATTTCCAAGTGAACTCCGAAAGTGGAAGCGATGCTAATTGGAGGGCGTGGTGGGCAATTATCGTCACCCCGCCCCTTCCGAACAACAAAACATCATCGGAGCCCCAA encodes:
- the LOC126747430 gene encoding transcription factor 21, whose product is MPRKRRSFSSEDSDDEFDEAKHPQRNAANARERARMRVLSKAFCRLKTTLPWVPADTKLSKLDTLRLATSYIAHLRAVLMDQPPPSDNRHPLTLTWPFTFQQPQQPLQPQQPLQRPDSTSTSDGSYHEQINNQPPWCDVTPLQEAVIRDKDVTYYY